One genomic window of Corynebacterium massiliense DSM 45435 includes the following:
- the glmM gene encoding phosphoglucosamine mutase translates to MTRLFGTDGVRGLANKKLTPMLALKLGQAAAEVMTATKESYELRPTAVVGRDPRVSGEMLDSAIAAGLASRGVDVVRVGVLPTPAIAFLTDDYGSDLGVMISASHNPMPDNGIKFFSAGGRKLMDEVEDRIEATMANLAEDGPTGTQLGRIISEAPDARGRYLKHLREAVPTDLTGIRVVVDTANGAASRVAIEAYEAAGATVIPIHHKPDAFNINDNCGSTHIEKTQEAVKEYGADLGLAHDGDADRCLAVDAEGNVVDGDQIMALLAVAMKENNELRRNTLVATVMSNLGLKLAMQDQGIELRQTKVGDRYVLEELNRADLSLGGEQSGHIVKADDATTGDGLLTGLSVMARMAETGKSLQELASVMTVLPQVLINVPVPNKSIILESSEVKEAIQEAEAELGDAGRVLLRPSGTEELFRVMVEATEEEHARKVAGRLAAVVAAV, encoded by the coding sequence ATGACTCGACTTTTCGGAACCGATGGTGTCCGCGGCCTGGCGAATAAGAAGCTCACTCCCATGCTGGCCTTAAAGCTAGGGCAGGCGGCCGCAGAAGTGATGACAGCCACGAAGGAATCTTACGAATTGCGGCCTACCGCGGTGGTCGGGCGCGATCCGCGCGTGTCGGGTGAGATGTTGGATTCCGCCATCGCGGCGGGGCTGGCGTCCCGCGGCGTCGACGTCGTGCGCGTCGGCGTGCTGCCCACCCCGGCCATCGCGTTTCTTACCGATGATTACGGTTCTGACCTGGGTGTGATGATTTCCGCCTCCCACAACCCGATGCCGGATAATGGCATTAAGTTCTTCTCGGCCGGCGGCCGCAAGCTCATGGACGAGGTAGAAGACCGCATTGAGGCCACCATGGCCAACCTCGCCGAAGACGGCCCGACCGGCACCCAGCTCGGCCGCATCATTTCCGAGGCCCCCGACGCCCGCGGCCGGTACCTCAAACACCTGCGTGAGGCCGTCCCGACCGATCTCACCGGCATTCGCGTGGTGGTGGATACGGCGAACGGCGCAGCATCGCGGGTGGCCATCGAGGCCTACGAGGCCGCCGGTGCCACCGTCATTCCCATCCACCACAAGCCGGACGCGTTCAACATTAATGACAACTGCGGTTCGACCCACATTGAAAAGACGCAGGAGGCGGTGAAGGAATACGGCGCGGACCTGGGGCTTGCCCACGACGGCGACGCGGACCGCTGCCTGGCCGTGGACGCGGAAGGAAACGTCGTGGACGGCGACCAGATCATGGCACTTCTCGCCGTGGCGATGAAGGAAAACAACGAGTTGCGGCGCAACACGTTGGTGGCCACCGTGATGTCCAACCTGGGGTTGAAGCTGGCCATGCAGGATCAAGGCATTGAGCTGCGCCAGACCAAGGTGGGTGACCGCTACGTTTTGGAGGAGCTCAACCGTGCCGATCTCTCGCTCGGCGGCGAGCAGTCGGGGCACATCGTCAAGGCGGACGATGCCACCACCGGCGATGGCTTGCTCACCGGCCTGTCCGTGATGGCGCGCATGGCGGAGACCGGCAAGAGCCTGCAGGAGCTGGCTTCGGTGATGACCGTGCTGCCGCAGGTGCTCATCAACGTCCCGGTGCCGAATAAGTCCATCATCCTGGAGTCCTCCGAGGTCAAGGAGGCCATCCAGGAGGCCGAGGCGGAGCTTGGCGATGCCGGCCGTGTCCTCCTGCGCCCGTCCGGAACCGAGGAGCTGTTCCGCGTCATGGTGGAAGCCACCGAGGAAGAGCACGCCCGCAAGGTCGCCGGGCGCCTCGCCGCCGTCGTGGCGGCTGTGTAG